One region of Planctomycetota bacterium genomic DNA includes:
- a CDS encoding OsmC family protein: MEMNVSYKGGIRFDVSVRGHNIIVDQPKEQGGKDEGPTPPELFIASLGTCIGVYAVWYCQKHKIPYEGMKVSMTWAKSTNPPARIDMIDATISLPGGCPEEHKKGLHEQAEKCMVHNTIMQTPEINIII; this comes from the coding sequence ATGGAAATGAATGTCAGTTACAAAGGCGGGATTAGGTTTGATGTATCCGTCCGCGGCCATAATATCATTGTTGACCAGCCTAAAGAGCAGGGCGGCAAGGACGAGGGACCGACCCCTCCCGAGCTTTTCATCGCTTCACTTGGGACGTGCATTGGCGTTTATGCCGTCTGGTATTGCCAAAAGCACAAGATTCCTTATGAAGGGATGAAGGTGTCCATGACTTGGGCAAAATCAACCAATCCGCCTGCCAGGATTGATATGATTGACGCGACGATATCTTTGCCCGGCGGCTGTCCGGAAGAACATAAGAAAGGTTTGCATGAGCAGGCGGAAAAGTGTATGGTTCATAATACGATAATGCAAACGCCGGAGATTAATATAATAATATGA
- the topA gene encoding type I DNA topoisomerase encodes MKKSSKKKSLVIVESPAKVKTLSKILGDNFEIKASYGHIRDLPKKGFGINIKKDFKPKYQLMESRDKVISELRSSLAEVDKVYLATDPDREGEAIAWHLMEGLELAPERVERVTFNEITPQAVLDAFKKTRQISMSLVNAQQARRFLDRIVGYKLSPLLWRKVARGLSAGRVQSVAVRLLVEREKEIGDFKPQEYWKISGDFKIKEDDEKPFEAALYKIDDKQVGSPSDDSTEVFIPNEANARNLVSALEATDFKVANIRERENNQQPPPPFITSTLQQQASTQMGFSTKKTMIVAQQLYEGVDIEGEPVALITYMRTDAVRVSEIAIKECRDFISKKYGKSEVFKTPRHYKSRKGAQDAHEAIRPTYVSQMPSEIKGYLTPEQYKLYNLIWKRFVATQMKPGHWRNKTIEIEAALKKPLPLDVNIISGEAQPTADKMDVNKCVFRVDERRLVSKGFLALYEPEEQLLPEMKGGEKVLLMKLFPAANFTQPSPRYNEASLVKALEKFGIGRPSTYAPIISTIQDRGYVQKAGRQLVATELGILVTEKLIPYFTDILNTKFTSQMEKRLDAIEEERSDWISLLKAFYRLFKRDLEKATLEMASSKGKESATGEKCDKCGKPLVERWGRFGKFLACSGYPECKNIVSLKPKVETQSTGEVCEKCGKPMVIKRSRKGWRFMACSGYPECKTTKSLKKQAEPAVEPEKETIGE; translated from the coding sequence ATGAAGAAAAGCAGCAAAAAGAAATCTTTGGTCATCGTTGAGTCTCCTGCAAAGGTAAAAACGCTTTCCAAGATATTGGGCGATAACTTTGAAATCAAGGCGTCCTACGGCCATATCCGCGACCTTCCGAAGAAGGGCTTTGGGATAAATATAAAGAAGGATTTTAAGCCGAAATACCAGCTGATGGAATCGCGCGATAAGGTAATAAGCGAATTGAGAAGTTCGCTCGCCGAGGTGGATAAGGTTTACCTGGCGACCGACCCGGACCGCGAGGGCGAGGCGATTGCCTGGCATTTGATGGAAGGGCTGGAGCTGGCGCCGGAGAGGGTGGAACGCGTTACTTTTAACGAAATTACGCCCCAGGCGGTTTTGGATGCCTTTAAGAAAACACGCCAAATTTCCATGAGCCTGGTCAATGCCCAGCAGGCCAGGCGTTTCCTGGACAGGATTGTCGGCTACAAGCTTTCGCCGCTCCTCTGGCGCAAGGTTGCACGCGGGCTTTCTGCGGGTCGTGTCCAATCCGTGGCGGTCAGATTGCTGGTCGAGCGGGAAAAGGAAATAGGCGATTTCAAGCCGCAGGAATACTGGAAAATCAGCGGAGATTTTAAGATAAAAGAAGATGATGAGAAGCCTTTTGAGGCAGCTCTTTATAAAATAGACGATAAGCAGGTCGGGAGTCCCTCTGATGATTCAACCGAGGTTTTTATCCCGAATGAAGCCAACGCAAGGAATTTAGTCAGCGCTCTTGAGGCGACAGATTTTAAGGTTGCGAATATCAGGGAGCGGGAGAATAATCAACAGCCGCCACCTCCTTTTATCACGAGCACCCTGCAGCAGCAGGCCTCGACGCAAATGGGATTTTCCACCAAGAAAACCATGATAGTCGCCCAGCAGCTTTATGAAGGCGTGGATATCGAAGGCGAGCCGGTGGCGCTGATTACCTATATGAGGACCGATGCGGTCAGGGTCAGCGAGATTGCCATCAAGGAATGCCGTGATTTTATCTCCAAGAAATACGGCAAAAGCGAGGTCTTTAAAACGCCGCGCCATTATAAATCGCGTAAGGGCGCGCAGGATGCGCACGAGGCTATCCGGCCGACTTATGTCAGTCAAATGCCTTCTGAGATAAAAGGATACCTGACGCCGGAGCAATACAAGCTTTATAATCTTATCTGGAAGCGGTTTGTCGCCACCCAGATGAAGCCGGGCCATTGGAGAAATAAGACAATCGAGATAGAAGCGGCTTTAAAGAAGCCGTTGCCGCTTGATGTGAATATTATTTCCGGGGAAGCCCAGCCAACGGCTGATAAGATGGATGTAAATAAATGCGTTTTCAGGGTGGACGAAAGGCGATTGGTTTCAAAAGGTTTCCTGGCATTATACGAACCTGAGGAGCAGCTTCTCCCGGAAATGAAAGGCGGCGAAAAGGTTTTATTGATGAAGCTTTTCCCGGCTGCCAACTTTACCCAGCCGTCGCCGCGTTATAACGAGGCGAGCCTGGTTAAGGCGCTGGAGAAATTCGGCATCGGACGGCCATCCACTTACGCCCCGATTATTTCCACCATCCAGGACAGGGGCTATGTCCAAAAAGCCGGGAGGCAACTGGTGGCGACCGAATTGGGGATACTCGTGACCGAAAAGCTGATTCCTTATTTTACGGATATTCTTAACACAAAGTTTACTTCTCAGATGGAAAAGAGGCTGGACGCGATAGAAGAAGAGCGTTCAGATTGGATTTCTTTGCTGAAGGCTTTTTACAGGCTGTTCAAACGTGACCTGGAAAAGGCGACTTTGGAAATGGCATCGTCGAAGGGCAAAGAAAGTGCAACCGGCGAAAAATGCGATAAATGCGGAAAACCGTTGGTTGAACGGTGGGGGCGTTTCGGCAAGTTTCTTGCCTGTTCGGGATATCCTGAATGTAAGAACATTGTATCTCTTAAACCCAAGGTTGAAACCCAGTCTACAGGAGAAGTTTGCGAGAAATGCGGTAAGCCGATGGTGATAAAACGCAGCCGCAAAGGCTGGCGTTTTATGGCCTGTTCAGGCTATCCGGAATGCAAGACTACGAAATCATTGAAAAAGCAGGCCGAACCGGCGGTTGAGCCGGAAAAGGAAACGATAGGCGAATAG
- a CDS encoding RluA family pseudouridine synthase — MLEDYRLDVYITKRLKEYSRNLIQRFIKDGLVKVNGKTSKPSYELHVGDNITLSVPRLIKPQMVPESIPLTIIHEDEDMIIVNKPPNMVVHPAGGHWSGTLANALLGHCGVLPSAVDFERIVGGKKKPSDESIYRPGIVHRLDKNTSGIMLAAKTARAHMSLGKQFAKRTIKKEYLAIVEGEVKMDSDIIDKPMSRHKFHKEKMAVAKKGEGREAVSHYEVQERFKGFTFVKVAPKTGRTHQIRVHLASIGHPIVGDTTYGGSAKLSIGDLLTEELKKESDDNLLNEILLDRQALHAYKIMFQHPLSGNIMSFCADLPDDMKRALEALRKYRK, encoded by the coding sequence ATGCTGGAAGATTACCGTCTGGATGTCTACATTACCAAGCGCCTGAAGGAATATTCCAGGAACCTCATCCAGCGTTTTATCAAGGATGGCTTAGTCAAAGTGAACGGGAAAACTTCCAAGCCTTCTTACGAGCTCCATGTGGGAGATAATATCACGCTTTCCGTTCCGCGCCTCATCAAGCCGCAGATGGTGCCGGAATCTATCCCGCTTACCATCATCCACGAGGATGAAGATATGATTATCGTCAACAAGCCCCCGAATATGGTCGTTCATCCGGCAGGCGGGCATTGGTCGGGCACGCTTGCCAACGCATTGCTGGGCCATTGCGGGGTTTTGCCTTCCGCCGTGGATTTCGAGCGAATCGTCGGAGGGAAAAAAAAGCCAAGCGATGAATCCATTTACCGCCCGGGCATTGTCCACCGGCTGGATAAGAATACGAGCGGCATCATGCTTGCCGCCAAGACCGCGCGGGCGCATATGTCGCTGGGGAAGCAGTTCGCCAAGCGGACTATTAAGAAGGAATATCTGGCAATCGTGGAAGGTGAGGTAAAGATGGATTCGGATATTATAGACAAGCCAATGTCGCGCCATAAATTCCATAAGGAGAAAATGGCGGTTGCCAAGAAAGGCGAAGGCCGAGAGGCTGTTTCCCATTACGAGGTCCAGGAGCGCTTTAAGGGATTTACCTTTGTCAAGGTCGCGCCCAAAACTGGCCGGACCCACCAGATACGGGTTCATCTGGCTTCTATCGGACACCCGATAGTCGGTGACACCACTTACGGAGGCAGTGCAAAGCTTTCCATAGGCGATTTACTGACGGAGGAACTCAAAAAGGAATCCGACGATAATTTATTAAATGAGATATTACTTGACCGGCAGGCGTTACATGCTTATAAAATAATGTTCCAACATCCGCTAAGCGGCAATATAATGTCGTTCTGCGCGGATTTGCCGGATGATATGAAACGTGCGCTGGAGGCTTTAAGGAAGTATAGAAAGTAA